In Tindallia magadiensis, one DNA window encodes the following:
- a CDS encoding universal stress protein, with protein sequence MLVRKVVIAMDFSPASSKLLNCVQELVDNGLEEVVLVHVIDLRIGEDRSIVSIQKETEEKLQAVAEELKKKNITAKISVLGGFAASEIAHIAEKEEASMILIGSIGKSILREIFLGSTTFDLIRMTTTPVLIEKYRKDEDEELQNICISKFQKIVVPVDFSKCSQLVLDEIKEMKSGIDEMILMSVAEHGETREEVERILEDYRTRLEEIAEEFRSLGITVKIKVDVGLPSKLITTTAEQENATLVVMATRGAGLLKSLLLGSTSDAVSRHSKRPVLLIPCGK encoded by the coding sequence GTGATTGCAATGGATTTTTCGCCCGCATCCAGTAAATTACTCAACTGTGTACAGGAGCTGGTTGATAACGGGTTAGAAGAAGTAGTGCTGGTGCATGTGATCGACTTGAGAATAGGAGAAGATCGGTCTATTGTCTCTATTCAAAAGGAAACAGAAGAAAAACTTCAAGCCGTAGCTGAGGAACTAAAAAAGAAAAACATAACAGCGAAAATTAGTGTGTTAGGTGGATTTGCTGCTTCTGAAATTGCTCATATTGCTGAGAAAGAAGAAGCATCGATGATTTTAATAGGCTCTATTGGGAAAAGTATATTGAGGGAAATATTCTTGGGAAGCACTACCTTTGATCTCATTCGCATGACGACGACTCCTGTTTTAATAGAAAAGTATCGAAAAGACGAAGATGAAGAATTGCAAAATATTTGTATTAGCAAGTTTCAAAAAATTGTGGTGCCTGTGGATTTCTCGAAATGTTCGCAATTAGTACTGGACGAGATAAAAGAAATGAAATCTGGAATAGATGAGATGATTTTGATGTCTGTGGCGGAACATGGCGAAACCAGAGAGGAAGTTGAGCGAATTTTAGAAGATTATCGTACAAGGCTTGAAGAAATTGCCGAAGAATTTCGATCTTTAGGGATAACTGTAAAGATAAAAGTAGATGTAGGACTGCCTTCGAAACTGATTACTACTACAGCTGAACAGGAAAATGCAACACTAGTAGTAATGGCTACTAGAGGTGCTGGACTGTTGAAATCATTATTGCTTGGAAGTACCTCAGATGCGGTGTCTAGGCATTCTAAAAGGCCAGTGCTTTTAATTCCCTGTGGCAAATAA
- a CDS encoding Veg family protein, whose protein sequence is MADRNTLGEIKKTIEGYLGKRVTLKANKGRKRIVVREGILEDTYPSIFIVKVFGDFDTDRKVSYSYCDILTETVEITICENNRPIKVS, encoded by the coding sequence TTGGCTGACCGAAATACGCTGGGCGAAATCAAGAAGACCATTGAAGGGTATCTGGGAAAAAGAGTCACACTTAAAGCGAACAAAGGAAGAAAACGGATTGTCGTTCGAGAAGGAATCTTAGAAGATACGTATCCAAGTATCTTCATTGTCAAGGTATTTGGTGACTTTGACACAGACAGGAAAGTTTCTTACAGTTACTGTGATATTCTGACAGAAACCGTAGAAATCACCATTTGCGAAAATAACAGACCTATCAAAGTCAGCTAA
- the argF gene encoding ornithine carbamoyltransferase — MKKQFWTHKGGSLAADSDNRLLEVLQKAKLWKGKSLLTLKNHTPEEIKSLLNLAIELKKQRQLGRHNDLLKGKNIVLLFEKTSTRTRCAFEVAMMQEGGNATFLDMKDSQMGKKESVEDTAKVLGRYYEGIEFRGYHQETVEMLAKHAGVPVWNGLTDEYHPTQILADWMTIMEKLDKPLEEVTFAYVGDARNNMANSLMIGAAKMGMNFRAVSPASLAPDKTLMQEMQEVAMETGAKIQWFENPIEGVKGADVIYTDVWVSMGEEDQFEERIKRLMPYQVNEFLMSKTGNPDTIFMHCLPAFHDTETIIGKEVYDQHGISELEVTDAVFRSEQSVVFDEAENRMHTIKAMLVATMGSSGHF; from the coding sequence ATGAAAAAACAATTTTGGACGCATAAAGGCGGTTCCTTAGCGGCTGATAGCGATAATAGATTACTAGAGGTGCTGCAGAAAGCAAAGTTATGGAAGGGAAAAAGCCTTTTAACACTAAAAAATCATACACCGGAAGAAATAAAAAGCTTACTAAATCTGGCTATTGAGTTGAAAAAACAACGACAACTGGGGCGGCATAATGACCTACTTAAAGGGAAAAACATTGTGCTGCTTTTTGAAAAAACTTCAACACGCACCCGTTGTGCTTTTGAAGTAGCTATGATGCAAGAGGGAGGCAATGCTACTTTTCTGGACATGAAGGATTCTCAGATGGGAAAAAAAGAATCTGTGGAAGATACAGCAAAAGTATTAGGACGTTATTATGAGGGAATAGAATTTCGTGGCTACCATCAGGAAACGGTGGAAATGCTAGCAAAACATGCGGGTGTTCCTGTATGGAATGGTTTAACGGACGAATATCATCCTACTCAAATACTGGCGGACTGGATGACGATCATGGAAAAGCTGGATAAACCCTTAGAGGAAGTAACCTTTGCCTATGTGGGTGATGCTCGTAACAATATGGCAAATTCTCTTATGATAGGAGCCGCTAAGATGGGAATGAACTTCAGAGCCGTATCACCAGCCAGTCTTGCACCGGATAAAACCCTAATGCAAGAAATGCAAGAGGTGGCAATGGAAACGGGAGCTAAGATTCAGTGGTTCGAAAACCCGATCGAAGGAGTAAAGGGGGCCGATGTTATCTATACGGATGTATGGGTTTCGATGGGAGAAGAAGATCAGTTTGAAGAGCGGATTAAACGATTAATGCCTTATCAGGTAAATGAGTTTCTGATGAGTAAAACAGGTAATCCGGATACCATTTTTATGCACTGCTTACCGGCTTTTCATGATACGGAAACCATTATTGGTAAAGAAGTATATGATCAACATGGCATATCGGAATTAGAAGTAACAGATGCGGTTTTTAGAAGTGAACAGTCTGTCGTATTTGATGAAGCAGAAAATCGAATGCATACCATTAAAGCAATGTTAGTAGCAACAATGGGATCCTCTGGTCATTTTTAA
- the carA gene encoding glutamine-hydrolyzing carbamoyl-phosphate synthase small subunit, which produces MKGTLLFEDGSIYRGKGFGRSGTAVGEMVFNTSITGYQEILTDPSYAGQIVTMTYPLIGNYGVSLRESESEGIYARGMVVKSISRHPSHYSSESTLEHMMQQLGLPGIAEVDTRSITKRIREVGAIKAVISNEEVSEDTLRQLLEGTILEEDWMKKVGVSKPKHILGEGCRVAVLDLGVKANILEALRIRGCDIMLFPYDTSFNEMKSYELDGLLISNGPGNPAEAVKGIELIQQWLEERPIFGICMGHQLLAHAVGGHTFKMKYGHRGGNHGVYDHLKKKAYITSQNHGYVVDTESVIKKGMVITHTNLNDDSLEGMQHEFLPVFSVQFHPEGSPGPQDTDYLFDRFIENMKERKKCL; this is translated from the coding sequence ATGAAAGGAACACTTTTATTTGAAGATGGATCCATTTATAGAGGGAAAGGGTTTGGACGAAGTGGAACGGCTGTTGGAGAGATGGTCTTTAATACGTCTATCACCGGGTATCAGGAAATTTTGACAGACCCTTCCTATGCTGGTCAAATTGTTACAATGACATACCCTTTGATAGGAAATTACGGAGTGTCTTTAAGAGAGTCTGAATCCGAAGGAATTTATGCTAGAGGAATGGTTGTGAAATCAATTTCTCGACATCCATCTCATTATTCCAGTGAATCAACCTTGGAGCATATGATGCAGCAACTAGGGCTACCAGGTATAGCGGAGGTAGATACCAGAAGCATTACAAAGCGAATCAGAGAAGTGGGAGCTATCAAAGCGGTGATATCGAATGAGGAGGTTTCTGAAGATACATTAAGACAGCTGTTAGAAGGAACCATATTGGAAGAAGACTGGATGAAGAAGGTTGGTGTTTCTAAGCCAAAGCATATTCTAGGAGAGGGCTGTCGGGTAGCGGTGCTCGATCTTGGAGTAAAGGCAAATATCTTGGAAGCTTTAAGAATAAGAGGTTGTGATATCATGCTTTTTCCTTATGATACCTCCTTTAATGAGATGAAATCCTATGAACTGGATGGCCTATTAATTAGTAATGGGCCTGGAAATCCAGCAGAAGCGGTGAAGGGAATTGAGCTTATTCAGCAATGGCTAGAAGAACGGCCTATTTTTGGCATTTGCATGGGACATCAGCTTCTTGCACACGCCGTTGGTGGGCATACTTTTAAGATGAAGTATGGACATCGTGGTGGCAATCATGGCGTATATGACCACCTTAAAAAGAAGGCGTATATTACTTCTCAAAATCATGGCTACGTGGTTGATACGGAAAGCGTCATAAAAAAAGGCATGGTGATTACGCATACCAATCTTAATGATGATAGCCTTGAAGGGATGCAACATGAATTTTTACCTGTTTTTTCAGTACAGTTTCATCCGGAAGGATCCCCTGGTCCTCAAGATACGGATTATCTTTTTGACCGATTTATTGAAAATATGAAGGAGCGAAAGAAATGCCTTTAA